One segment of Dama dama isolate Ldn47 chromosome 15, ASM3311817v1, whole genome shotgun sequence DNA contains the following:
- the PTPRE gene encoding receptor-type tyrosine-protein phosphatase epsilon isoform X4 → MEPFCPFLLAGVSLPLAKALKGNETTTTAAAQSNWTSTTAGPPAPGAPQPLLAWLLLPLLVFLLFLLLAAYFFRFRKQRKAVVSANDKKMPNGILEEQEQQRVMLLSRSPSGPKKFFPIPVAHLEDEIRARSADDCKRFREEFNSLPSGHVQGTFELANKEENREKNRYPNILPNDHSRVILSQVDGTPCSDYINASYIDGYKEKNKFIAAQGPKQETVNDFWRMIWEQKCATIVMLTNLKERKEEKCYQYWPDQGCWTYGNVRVCVEDCVVLVDYTIRKFCIQSQLPDGCKAPRLVCQLHFTSWPDFGVPFTPIGMLKFLKKVRTLNPAHAGPIVVHCSAGVGRTGTFIVIDAMMDMMHAEQKVDVFDFVSRIRNQRPQMVQTDMQYTFIYQALLEYYLYGDTELDVSSLEKHLQALHGPTAHFDKIGLEEEFRKLTNVRIMKENMRTGNLPANMKKARVIQIIPYDFNRVILSMKRGQEYTDYINASFIDGYRQKDYFIATQGPLAHTVEDFWRMVWEWKCHTIVMLTEVQEREQDKCYQYWPTEGSVTHGEITIEIKSDALSEAISVRDFLVTFNQQPLARPEEQTRMVRQFHFHGWPEIGIPAEGKGMIDLIAAVQKQQQQTGNHPITVHCSAGAGRTGTFIALSNILERVKAEGLLDVFQAVKSLRLQRPHMVQTLEQYEFCYKVVQDFIDIFSDYANFK, encoded by the exons GCCCTCCAGCCCCCGGCGCGCCGCAGCCCCTGCTGGCCTGGCTGCTGCTGCCCCTGCTAgtcttcctgctgtttctgctgcTCGCCGCCTACTTCTTCAG GTTCCGGAAGCAGAGGAAGGCGGTGGTCAGCGCCAACGACAAGAAGATGCCCAACGGGATCCTCGAGGAGCAAG AGCAGCAGAGGGTGATGCTTCTCAGCAGGTCCCCGTCGGGGCCGAAGAAGTTCTTCCCCATCCCCGTGGCGCACCTGGAGGACGAGATCCGCGCCCGCTCAGCAGACGACTGCAAGCGGTTTCGGGAGGAGTTCAAC TCTCTGCCGTCTGGACACGTGCAAGGAACTTTTGAACTGgccaataaagaagaaaacagagagaaaaaccgATACCCCAACATCCTTCCCA ATGACCATTCCAGGGTGATTTTAAGCCAAGTGGATGGAACCCCATGTTCAGACTACATCAATGCTTCCTACATAGAT GGTTATAAAGAGAAGAATAAATTCATAGCAGCTCAAG GCCCCAAACAGGAGACAGTGAATGACTTCTGGAGAATGATCTGGGAGCAGAAATGTGCAACCATCGTCATGCTGACgaatctgaaagaaagaaaagag GAGAAGTGCTATCAGTACTGGCCGGACCAGGGCTGCTGGACGTACGGGAACGTCCGGGTGTGTGTGGAGGACTGCGTGGTGCTGGTGGACTACACCATCCGGAAGTTCTGCATTCAGTCC CAGCTCCCCGATGGCTGCAAAGCACCTCGGCTGGTCTGCCAGCTGCACTTCACCAGCTGGCCCGACTTCGGGGTGCCTTTCACCCCCATCGGCATGCTCAAGTTCCTGAAGAAAGTGAGGACGCTCAACCCCGCGCACGCCGGGCCCATCGTGGTCCACTGCAG TGCGGGCGTGGGCCGGACGGGCACCTTCATAGTGATCGACGCCATGATGGACATGATGCACGCAGAGCAGAAAGTGGACGTCTTTGACTTCGTGTCCAGAATCCGCAATCAGCGGCCTCAGATGGTTCAGACGGAC ATGCAGTACACGTTCATCTACCAAGCCTTACTAGAGTACTACCTCTATGGGGACACCGAGCTGGACGTGTCCTCTCTGGAGAAGCACCTGCAGGCACTGCATGGCCCCACCGCCCACTTCGACAAGATCGGGCTGGAGGAGGAGTTCAGG AAACTGACAAATGTCCGCATCATGAAGGAGAACATGAGGACAGGCAACCTGCCCGCGAACATGAAGAAGGCCAGGGTCATCCAGATCATTCCAT ACGACTTCAACCGCGTGATTCTGTCCATGAAGAGGGGCCAGGAGTACACGGACTACATCAACGCGTCCTTTATAGAC GGCTACCGGCAGAAGGACTACTTCATCGCCACCCAGGGGCCCCTGGCGCACACGGTGGAGGACTTCTGGAGGATGGTCTGGGAGTGGAAGTGCCACACGATCGTGATGCTGACCGAAGTCCAGGAGAGAGAGCAG GATAAATGCTACCAGTACTGGCCAACAGAGGGCTCAGTGACTCACGGAGAAATAACGATCGAAATAAAGAGCGATGCCCTTTCCGAAGCCATCAGCGTACGAGACTTCCTGGTCACCTTCAATCAG CAGCCCCTGGCCCGGCCGGAGGAACAGACGCGGATGGTGCGACAGTTCCACTTCCACGGCTGGCCCGAGATCGGGATCCCGGCCGAGGGCAAAGGCATGATTGACCTCATCGCGGCcgtgcagaagcagcagcagcagaccggCAACCACCCCATCACCGTGCACTGCAG TGCTGGAGCGGGGCGGACGGGGACTTTCATAGCACTCAGCAACATTCTGGAACGGGTCAAGGCTGAGGGGCTTTTAGACGTATTCCAAGCTGTGAAGAGTTTACGACTTCAGAGGCCACACATGGTGCAAACCCTG gaACAGTATGAATTCTGCTACAAAGTGGTACAagattttattgatatattttctgATTATGctaatttcaaatga
- the PTPRE gene encoding receptor-type tyrosine-protein phosphatase epsilon isoform X7, which produces MSSRNSFSRLTWFRKQRKAVVSANDKKMPNGILEEQEQQRVMLLSRSPSGPKKFFPIPVAHLEDEIRARSADDCKRFREEFNSLPSGHVQGTFELANKEENREKNRYPNILPNDHSRVILSQVDGTPCSDYINASYIDGYKEKNKFIAAQGPKQETVNDFWRMIWEQKCATIVMLTNLKERKEEKCYQYWPDQGCWTYGNVRVCVEDCVVLVDYTIRKFCIQSVSTRLPAEAGLRGDTHQLPDGCKAPRLVCQLHFTSWPDFGVPFTPIGMLKFLKKVRTLNPAHAGPIVVHCSAGVGRTGTFIVIDAMMDMMHAEQKVDVFDFVSRIRNQRPQMVQTDMQYTFIYQALLEYYLYGDTELDVSSLEKHLQALHGPTAHFDKIGLEEEFRKLTNVRIMKENMRTGNLPANMKKARVIQIIPYDFNRVILSMKRGQEYTDYINASFIDGYRQKDYFIATQGPLAHTVEDFWRMVWEWKCHTIVMLTEVQEREQDKCYQYWPTEGSVTHGEITIEIKSDALSEAISVRDFLVTFNQQPLARPEEQTRMVRQFHFHGWPEIGIPAEGKGMIDLIAAVQKQQQQTGNHPITVHCSAGAGRTGTFIALSNILERVKAEGLLDVFQAVKSLRLQRPHMVQTLEQYEFCYKVVQDFIDIFSDYANFK; this is translated from the exons ATGAGCAGCAGAAACAGCTTCTCCCGGCTCACCTG GTTCCGGAAGCAGAGGAAGGCGGTGGTCAGCGCCAACGACAAGAAGATGCCCAACGGGATCCTCGAGGAGCAAG AGCAGCAGAGGGTGATGCTTCTCAGCAGGTCCCCGTCGGGGCCGAAGAAGTTCTTCCCCATCCCCGTGGCGCACCTGGAGGACGAGATCCGCGCCCGCTCAGCAGACGACTGCAAGCGGTTTCGGGAGGAGTTCAAC TCTCTGCCGTCTGGACACGTGCAAGGAACTTTTGAACTGgccaataaagaagaaaacagagagaaaaaccgATACCCCAACATCCTTCCCA ATGACCATTCCAGGGTGATTTTAAGCCAAGTGGATGGAACCCCATGTTCAGACTACATCAATGCTTCCTACATAGAT GGTTATAAAGAGAAGAATAAATTCATAGCAGCTCAAG GCCCCAAACAGGAGACAGTGAATGACTTCTGGAGAATGATCTGGGAGCAGAAATGTGCAACCATCGTCATGCTGACgaatctgaaagaaagaaaagag GAGAAGTGCTATCAGTACTGGCCGGACCAGGGCTGCTGGACGTACGGGAACGTCCGGGTGTGTGTGGAGGACTGCGTGGTGCTGGTGGACTACACCATCCGGAAGTTCTGCATTCAGTCCGTAAGCACGCGGCTTCCCGCAGAGGCAGGCTTGCGAGGAGACACACAC CAGCTCCCCGATGGCTGCAAAGCACCTCGGCTGGTCTGCCAGCTGCACTTCACCAGCTGGCCCGACTTCGGGGTGCCTTTCACCCCCATCGGCATGCTCAAGTTCCTGAAGAAAGTGAGGACGCTCAACCCCGCGCACGCCGGGCCCATCGTGGTCCACTGCAG TGCGGGCGTGGGCCGGACGGGCACCTTCATAGTGATCGACGCCATGATGGACATGATGCACGCAGAGCAGAAAGTGGACGTCTTTGACTTCGTGTCCAGAATCCGCAATCAGCGGCCTCAGATGGTTCAGACGGAC ATGCAGTACACGTTCATCTACCAAGCCTTACTAGAGTACTACCTCTATGGGGACACCGAGCTGGACGTGTCCTCTCTGGAGAAGCACCTGCAGGCACTGCATGGCCCCACCGCCCACTTCGACAAGATCGGGCTGGAGGAGGAGTTCAGG AAACTGACAAATGTCCGCATCATGAAGGAGAACATGAGGACAGGCAACCTGCCCGCGAACATGAAGAAGGCCAGGGTCATCCAGATCATTCCAT ACGACTTCAACCGCGTGATTCTGTCCATGAAGAGGGGCCAGGAGTACACGGACTACATCAACGCGTCCTTTATAGAC GGCTACCGGCAGAAGGACTACTTCATCGCCACCCAGGGGCCCCTGGCGCACACGGTGGAGGACTTCTGGAGGATGGTCTGGGAGTGGAAGTGCCACACGATCGTGATGCTGACCGAAGTCCAGGAGAGAGAGCAG GATAAATGCTACCAGTACTGGCCAACAGAGGGCTCAGTGACTCACGGAGAAATAACGATCGAAATAAAGAGCGATGCCCTTTCCGAAGCCATCAGCGTACGAGACTTCCTGGTCACCTTCAATCAG CAGCCCCTGGCCCGGCCGGAGGAACAGACGCGGATGGTGCGACAGTTCCACTTCCACGGCTGGCCCGAGATCGGGATCCCGGCCGAGGGCAAAGGCATGATTGACCTCATCGCGGCcgtgcagaagcagcagcagcagaccggCAACCACCCCATCACCGTGCACTGCAG TGCTGGAGCGGGGCGGACGGGGACTTTCATAGCACTCAGCAACATTCTGGAACGGGTCAAGGCTGAGGGGCTTTTAGACGTATTCCAAGCTGTGAAGAGTTTACGACTTCAGAGGCCACACATGGTGCAAACCCTG gaACAGTATGAATTCTGCTACAAAGTGGTACAagattttattgatatattttctgATTATGctaatttcaaatga
- the PTPRE gene encoding receptor-type tyrosine-protein phosphatase epsilon isoform X9 → MSSRNSFSRLTWFRKQRKAVVSANDKKMPNGILEEQEQQRVMLLSRSPSGPKKFFPIPVAHLEDEIRARSADDCKRFREEFNSLPSGHVQGTFELANKEENREKNRYPNILPNDHSRVILSQVDGTPCSDYINASYIDGYKEKNKFIAAQGPKQETVNDFWRMIWEQKCATIVMLTNLKERKEEKCYQYWPDQGCWTYGNVRVCVEDCVVLVDYTIRKFCIQSQLPDGCKAPRLVCQLHFTSWPDFGVPFTPIGMLKFLKKVRTLNPAHAGPIVVHCSAGVGRTGTFIVIDAMMDMMHAEQKVDVFDFVSRIRNQRPQMVQTDMQYTFIYQALLEYYLYGDTELDVSSLEKHLQALHGPTAHFDKIGLEEEFRKLTNVRIMKENMRTGNLPANMKKARVIQIIPYDFNRVILSMKRGQEYTDYINASFIDGYRQKDYFIATQGPLAHTVEDFWRMVWEWKCHTIVMLTEVQEREQDKCYQYWPTEGSVTHGEITIEIKSDALSEAISVRDFLVTFNQPLARPEEQTRMVRQFHFHGWPEIGIPAEGKGMIDLIAAVQKQQQQTGNHPITVHCSAGAGRTGTFIALSNILERVKAEGLLDVFQAVKSLRLQRPHMVQTLEQYEFCYKVVQDFIDIFSDYANFK, encoded by the exons ATGAGCAGCAGAAACAGCTTCTCCCGGCTCACCTG GTTCCGGAAGCAGAGGAAGGCGGTGGTCAGCGCCAACGACAAGAAGATGCCCAACGGGATCCTCGAGGAGCAAG AGCAGCAGAGGGTGATGCTTCTCAGCAGGTCCCCGTCGGGGCCGAAGAAGTTCTTCCCCATCCCCGTGGCGCACCTGGAGGACGAGATCCGCGCCCGCTCAGCAGACGACTGCAAGCGGTTTCGGGAGGAGTTCAAC TCTCTGCCGTCTGGACACGTGCAAGGAACTTTTGAACTGgccaataaagaagaaaacagagagaaaaaccgATACCCCAACATCCTTCCCA ATGACCATTCCAGGGTGATTTTAAGCCAAGTGGATGGAACCCCATGTTCAGACTACATCAATGCTTCCTACATAGAT GGTTATAAAGAGAAGAATAAATTCATAGCAGCTCAAG GCCCCAAACAGGAGACAGTGAATGACTTCTGGAGAATGATCTGGGAGCAGAAATGTGCAACCATCGTCATGCTGACgaatctgaaagaaagaaaagag GAGAAGTGCTATCAGTACTGGCCGGACCAGGGCTGCTGGACGTACGGGAACGTCCGGGTGTGTGTGGAGGACTGCGTGGTGCTGGTGGACTACACCATCCGGAAGTTCTGCATTCAGTCC CAGCTCCCCGATGGCTGCAAAGCACCTCGGCTGGTCTGCCAGCTGCACTTCACCAGCTGGCCCGACTTCGGGGTGCCTTTCACCCCCATCGGCATGCTCAAGTTCCTGAAGAAAGTGAGGACGCTCAACCCCGCGCACGCCGGGCCCATCGTGGTCCACTGCAG TGCGGGCGTGGGCCGGACGGGCACCTTCATAGTGATCGACGCCATGATGGACATGATGCACGCAGAGCAGAAAGTGGACGTCTTTGACTTCGTGTCCAGAATCCGCAATCAGCGGCCTCAGATGGTTCAGACGGAC ATGCAGTACACGTTCATCTACCAAGCCTTACTAGAGTACTACCTCTATGGGGACACCGAGCTGGACGTGTCCTCTCTGGAGAAGCACCTGCAGGCACTGCATGGCCCCACCGCCCACTTCGACAAGATCGGGCTGGAGGAGGAGTTCAGG AAACTGACAAATGTCCGCATCATGAAGGAGAACATGAGGACAGGCAACCTGCCCGCGAACATGAAGAAGGCCAGGGTCATCCAGATCATTCCAT ACGACTTCAACCGCGTGATTCTGTCCATGAAGAGGGGCCAGGAGTACACGGACTACATCAACGCGTCCTTTATAGAC GGCTACCGGCAGAAGGACTACTTCATCGCCACCCAGGGGCCCCTGGCGCACACGGTGGAGGACTTCTGGAGGATGGTCTGGGAGTGGAAGTGCCACACGATCGTGATGCTGACCGAAGTCCAGGAGAGAGAGCAG GATAAATGCTACCAGTACTGGCCAACAGAGGGCTCAGTGACTCACGGAGAAATAACGATCGAAATAAAGAGCGATGCCCTTTCCGAAGCCATCAGCGTACGAGACTTCCTGGTCACCTTCAATCAG CCCCTGGCCCGGCCGGAGGAACAGACGCGGATGGTGCGACAGTTCCACTTCCACGGCTGGCCCGAGATCGGGATCCCGGCCGAGGGCAAAGGCATGATTGACCTCATCGCGGCcgtgcagaagcagcagcagcagaccggCAACCACCCCATCACCGTGCACTGCAG TGCTGGAGCGGGGCGGACGGGGACTTTCATAGCACTCAGCAACATTCTGGAACGGGTCAAGGCTGAGGGGCTTTTAGACGTATTCCAAGCTGTGAAGAGTTTACGACTTCAGAGGCCACACATGGTGCAAACCCTG gaACAGTATGAATTCTGCTACAAAGTGGTACAagattttattgatatattttctgATTATGctaatttcaaatga
- the PTPRE gene encoding receptor-type tyrosine-protein phosphatase epsilon isoform X8, with protein MSSRNSFSRLTWFRKQRKAVVSANDKKMPNGILEEQEQQRVMLLSRSPSGPKKFFPIPVAHLEDEIRARSADDCKRFREEFNSLPSGHVQGTFELANKEENREKNRYPNILPNDHSRVILSQVDGTPCSDYINASYIDGYKEKNKFIAAQGPKQETVNDFWRMIWEQKCATIVMLTNLKERKEEKCYQYWPDQGCWTYGNVRVCVEDCVVLVDYTIRKFCIQSQLPDGCKAPRLVCQLHFTSWPDFGVPFTPIGMLKFLKKVRTLNPAHAGPIVVHCSAGVGRTGTFIVIDAMMDMMHAEQKVDVFDFVSRIRNQRPQMVQTDMQYTFIYQALLEYYLYGDTELDVSSLEKHLQALHGPTAHFDKIGLEEEFRKLTNVRIMKENMRTGNLPANMKKARVIQIIPYDFNRVILSMKRGQEYTDYINASFIDGYRQKDYFIATQGPLAHTVEDFWRMVWEWKCHTIVMLTEVQEREQDKCYQYWPTEGSVTHGEITIEIKSDALSEAISVRDFLVTFNQQPLARPEEQTRMVRQFHFHGWPEIGIPAEGKGMIDLIAAVQKQQQQTGNHPITVHCSAGAGRTGTFIALSNILERVKAEGLLDVFQAVKSLRLQRPHMVQTLEQYEFCYKVVQDFIDIFSDYANFK; from the exons ATGAGCAGCAGAAACAGCTTCTCCCGGCTCACCTG GTTCCGGAAGCAGAGGAAGGCGGTGGTCAGCGCCAACGACAAGAAGATGCCCAACGGGATCCTCGAGGAGCAAG AGCAGCAGAGGGTGATGCTTCTCAGCAGGTCCCCGTCGGGGCCGAAGAAGTTCTTCCCCATCCCCGTGGCGCACCTGGAGGACGAGATCCGCGCCCGCTCAGCAGACGACTGCAAGCGGTTTCGGGAGGAGTTCAAC TCTCTGCCGTCTGGACACGTGCAAGGAACTTTTGAACTGgccaataaagaagaaaacagagagaaaaaccgATACCCCAACATCCTTCCCA ATGACCATTCCAGGGTGATTTTAAGCCAAGTGGATGGAACCCCATGTTCAGACTACATCAATGCTTCCTACATAGAT GGTTATAAAGAGAAGAATAAATTCATAGCAGCTCAAG GCCCCAAACAGGAGACAGTGAATGACTTCTGGAGAATGATCTGGGAGCAGAAATGTGCAACCATCGTCATGCTGACgaatctgaaagaaagaaaagag GAGAAGTGCTATCAGTACTGGCCGGACCAGGGCTGCTGGACGTACGGGAACGTCCGGGTGTGTGTGGAGGACTGCGTGGTGCTGGTGGACTACACCATCCGGAAGTTCTGCATTCAGTCC CAGCTCCCCGATGGCTGCAAAGCACCTCGGCTGGTCTGCCAGCTGCACTTCACCAGCTGGCCCGACTTCGGGGTGCCTTTCACCCCCATCGGCATGCTCAAGTTCCTGAAGAAAGTGAGGACGCTCAACCCCGCGCACGCCGGGCCCATCGTGGTCCACTGCAG TGCGGGCGTGGGCCGGACGGGCACCTTCATAGTGATCGACGCCATGATGGACATGATGCACGCAGAGCAGAAAGTGGACGTCTTTGACTTCGTGTCCAGAATCCGCAATCAGCGGCCTCAGATGGTTCAGACGGAC ATGCAGTACACGTTCATCTACCAAGCCTTACTAGAGTACTACCTCTATGGGGACACCGAGCTGGACGTGTCCTCTCTGGAGAAGCACCTGCAGGCACTGCATGGCCCCACCGCCCACTTCGACAAGATCGGGCTGGAGGAGGAGTTCAGG AAACTGACAAATGTCCGCATCATGAAGGAGAACATGAGGACAGGCAACCTGCCCGCGAACATGAAGAAGGCCAGGGTCATCCAGATCATTCCAT ACGACTTCAACCGCGTGATTCTGTCCATGAAGAGGGGCCAGGAGTACACGGACTACATCAACGCGTCCTTTATAGAC GGCTACCGGCAGAAGGACTACTTCATCGCCACCCAGGGGCCCCTGGCGCACACGGTGGAGGACTTCTGGAGGATGGTCTGGGAGTGGAAGTGCCACACGATCGTGATGCTGACCGAAGTCCAGGAGAGAGAGCAG GATAAATGCTACCAGTACTGGCCAACAGAGGGCTCAGTGACTCACGGAGAAATAACGATCGAAATAAAGAGCGATGCCCTTTCCGAAGCCATCAGCGTACGAGACTTCCTGGTCACCTTCAATCAG CAGCCCCTGGCCCGGCCGGAGGAACAGACGCGGATGGTGCGACAGTTCCACTTCCACGGCTGGCCCGAGATCGGGATCCCGGCCGAGGGCAAAGGCATGATTGACCTCATCGCGGCcgtgcagaagcagcagcagcagaccggCAACCACCCCATCACCGTGCACTGCAG TGCTGGAGCGGGGCGGACGGGGACTTTCATAGCACTCAGCAACATTCTGGAACGGGTCAAGGCTGAGGGGCTTTTAGACGTATTCCAAGCTGTGAAGAGTTTACGACTTCAGAGGCCACACATGGTGCAAACCCTG gaACAGTATGAATTCTGCTACAAAGTGGTACAagattttattgatatattttctgATTATGctaatttcaaatga